TTTCCCATTGAATAGTCTGAAGTATTCTCCAGTAACTTTGTTGCATCTTGGTTCCAGAAAACTCATCCATGCGTCTACGTGAAGTGATGGTTCCAGTGGTAAGTACAGTAATTTTACGTCTTCTGGTTGCTTCGTTTCATATTCTCAACTACGATGAAACACCtattttgtattcagttttcTTGCCATTACAAGTACCCAGCGAAGCTCCCTACCACGCTGaagttcattcattattattatgtttgccGTATTAAATTACCCTTGAACGTTTTCAGTAAATAATTTGATAGTCCATTATTAAAACAGCATTTTTGACGTATGATGTTTTGGGGGCAACGATGTCCCATTCTCTCTTCATTATGTAACTGAACTGTCATGAGGAGATCTTAATGGATTATTGCTCCTCGATTAATCAGTCTTAAATATTTGCGCCTCTGTCTTATGTAATTTCACTGCTTTAATAACAAggattttttgctttgtttttaccttcgtTGATCTTCAGGTTTTCCCATTTCGGCCAAATTTTCACATCCTTCATTAAGTTCTTTATGTTTGAACATATCTTCACAGTTGTCCTTAACCAGATAGCAACATCTTATACAAAACAAATGGCAGTTCACTTTATTGTTCCAgatttatgaaaggtcgatagcCTATATTTTCAACTATGTAATTCCTTAAACAGTGCATAGCGAGACTCTTCTTGATAAAGATTTTggatctaaaaataaaagtgttaatacCCACTTTGTTATTTCTACTGTTCAGATGACTTTTAAATCATGCTAATACATCTTCAATGTTTATTCATATTAAGTTTTGTATGATAAGTATATGTACTAATATTAAATGTTGCGATTTTACCATCATCCATGAATTGCAAGAGGTGTTTATCGTAAACACATTGCTCATTCTCCAGAACCATATTAAATGAAAGCTGGCTGGTTTCATGTCGAGATGTTACCCATTTCAAGACGACCAAAGGAGTAATTGTTGATAGGAAGACGAGTTGGGTTTCTCGGATTCACGATCTATAGACTGTTTCCCCCTTTACTCcgtccaggtaaaaaaaaaaatggtactcaAGTGTTccatttatcatgaaaaatttcCGTTGTTTCAACAGGTCATaatgatttatttcttattgatCAAGTTTCCTCACATTCAATCTCTTGACGAGTTAGCTTTAACGTGAGGGGTTCTGTGGGAAAAGCTATTTCATTTTCGATATGTTTCATATGGTTGTGTAACTCTTCTGGTGGTTTCGATAAGAACtttgctcatttattttcaaggaattttcttcagtttatgggaagttatttttttttctttttcctgttataAACAGTAGTAGTCTCATCATgtatgtgctttttgtttttcctttctacataaaagtaagttttcctcttttttagtAAGACTGTCAGCATGTATGTATGAGGGTACATGTTTTTTTGGAATGTACGTCGGATAAAAATAAGAATCGCATGGATTTATATACTCCCTACAAAGAGATTCTCCAGCTACCTTTTCTAGATCTGTTGCTTTTGCACTGTAAACAGTACAAAGTCAACTGGATATACCAAAGGGACTAAAAGTCTAAAAGTCATAAAATATGCATCAAGGGCGTTTCaaggttgaaaaataaatattgtttaagtGCAATGATTTTATTAGTTAGATTCGTCATCCTTGTAAATACAATTTCCGTAAATAGTACACTCTGTATAATGGCTATGATTATGTGTGTAAGGGTCCATGGTAGTATGAgtgatgtatttattttgttttagttatttgaCTGTGCCGCATGGTTTCAGTAATTAGTTTGAGATGAATCGAGAAATATGcgaaatacatatgcatatgcacagcAAACACTCAcaggcactcacacacacacacatatatatatatatatatatatatatatatatatatatatatatatatatatatatatatatatatatatatatatatgtgtgtgtgtgtgtgtgtgtaacagataAAATACACGTAAAATTCCGAGCATGTGGATTCATAATGAAAACTTAGAGCATGAAAATTTCTTCTCAAACACTACAGACATTTTTTCACTCTGTCCTCTCAAGTACCCAAATGCAAGAATTTCTGAGTAATTCCCTTAATTTCGGTGCCATTGATGGGGCAGGAGGCGAAAATGTTGTCACAAGGGGCACCAGTCCGTCCAATGTACCTGGCATTCCTGTAAACATCGGCGCCACTTTTCGGTAATAGGTCCTCCCCAGGTGCCACTCCAGGCCTAGGTACGAAAATGGGATAAAGAGGGTAAGTTGATGAAAGTCCACATGATAAGCGGGAATTATTAgtgctttttattctatttccattcttattttctgagctacaaacgtccaaaaaatttttttagatcaGGAAATTGTTCTCCTCTTGTGGTGATGGACTTAATTATTCAGTCGTGTTCCACGTAAGCttgtgtgcattattattattattattattattattattattattattattattattattattattattattataaaaacgacAAAATAGCAAGAAcaagaaatagagaaattaaactaaagaggaatttttttctagcAATTTACGCTTTTTCATAattagaaaaaatcaataaaaacttcacgttacaatgaatttaataTAATACGCTTCCTCCGCTGATCGAAAATTAAGCATTTATTAGATTAGTTTAATTATTCTATATGTTTTTCAGAAAGTTAGACAAAACGTCactatttttcaaaaaaccaCCGTAattcaaacaagtagaaaatgccgagttttctgtccggtggtggcctcagccacggcccataaaactcttaccgcggcccatgagactcagcctcggtccggtggtggcctatgttgttggtacttatagtgctgccagaagtacgattatggctaactttaaccttaaataaaataaaatttactgaggctagagggctgcaatttggtatgtttgatgatgggagggtggatgatcaacataccaattttcagctgTCTAGTCTGagcagtttttaagagctgagggcggacggacagacaaagccggcacaatagttttcttttacagaaaactaaggaTAAATAGTAAATTACGTGACTCGCTTCAATCGGCGACTGTCAAACAAATTAGAAAAGAAACAGTAGCAACGCTCGTTTGCCTGGttcttaaaaacaatgaaaagagatTTTACTTCATCGAACtggtgttcgagagagagagagagagagagagactaaagacctgaaatgagaaacaaaagcTTGAACCTACCCGACGAGTGCCAGAATGTTGAGGTCCTCCTGGGCCAGCTCGTCTTCTTCCTTGCCGGCCAGGTCGCAGACCAGCTTCATGCCGCAACCAGATCCGTCCTGAAGGAAGACCATCTCCAGCAGGTTGTCCAGGGCTTCTCTCTCGCCCTTCAAATCACGACCGTAGCGGTTATGGGATCTCCTGCTGCTCCCTCCGCCGAGGCCTCTTCCTATCCCACCAACGACTGTGCCTGAGGAAGGGAATTGGAGATGCGAAGTAGTTTCTTTTGATAATTGCAGCTTTGTTGGCTCTCCACACTGTGACGCCATTTGAGAAAAAAGCAGCTACGATGTTAtgcctctttattttatttctgaggccattctgatttctttttttcgAAATCATTTCGATTCTTGATTTTTACagctttttttctgtataaattgCACTCAGCGTTACTGGTCTTTTGTCTTATATAGTATATTTCGACATTTTCACCAGTTATTTTGTGATACCAGAATTACATgcaagaaaagaagtaaattttggGAATTCGGTTACATCCAGTGAATTGAGAAATGACTAGAGAAAAATTAAAGGCTAATATCTGTAGCCTACACCTATACTAAACAAATAATCTTTCACCGGGGTATTTAACctatttatgataaaattctgTCCGATACAAAGGGAAGAGTCCTCGGTGTACACGACTGTAATCACCTGGTGTCACTCTCAGGCTGAACAAAACTGATGTCAGAGAGACACACGGATACTTGTACTTTTGGTTAGCTGTTAAAATTAGTTTACCACGACCTACCTTACCAATTCggcaaaaaaaatcttgaaatgcaTGAAAACTTCTATACCAGGAATTCCAGGATTCAATTTacaatgctttattttttcagtctatGATTTTATATGACGAACGTGACTACAGTTAATCTAATTTTAAACTGGGGGTCATTAAATTCCTGCGCATGTATAATCGCGTGGAAGCCCACACTTCAAACACTGTTTTCCCTTACCTACGAGTGCTTGAGCAGCTAAACTGGCAATTCCTAGGCCTACAGCGCCGGCAAGCTGAGCAGCCCCAATGGTGACGGTCGTGGTGGTAGTCATGGCTAACGGTCGCGCTTGAAGTGAGCGTTTGTACCTGCGGGTGCCAAGAAGTATATTAGTTCATACACAAATTGACTGCGTTTCCAGAAGTTGTTTTAGATTTGTTTAATGCCAGGTTGATGAGAAAATAGGAGAAATAATAGGAGTCGAAGGAGCCGGGGAACGTCTTGACTGggaaagaatttcaa
Above is a window of Macrobrachium rosenbergii isolate ZJJX-2024 chromosome 32, ASM4041242v1, whole genome shotgun sequence DNA encoding:
- the LOC136855568 gene encoding uncharacterized protein, coding for MTTTTTVTIGAAQLAGAVGLGIASLAAQALVGTVVGGIGRGLGGGSSRRSHNRYGRDLKGEREALDNLLEMVFLQDGSGCGMKLVCDLAGKEEDELAQEDLNILALVGPGVAPGEDLLPKSGADVYRNARYIGRTGAPCDNIFASCPINGTEIKGITQKFLHLGT